A section of the Prochlorococcus marinus XMU1402 genome encodes:
- the speA gene encoding biosynthetic arginine decarboxylase, translated as MTNFEPKKLKNIWTIEDSISTYNIDKWGDKYFSINSKGNISVTKDIKSENKIDLFKLVKELKSREVNPPLIIRFNDILKDRINALHDSFLKAIKTYKYKNIYQGVFPVKCNQQKNVLEKIIEFGSQWNFGLEVGSKSELLIGLALLENQNSLLICNGYKDKKYIEIATLARKLGKNPIIVIEQRDEVKRIIQAVQELNATPLIGIRAKLSSKSSGRWGKSIGDNSKFGLSIPEIMLTIKELKKANLINEMKLLHFHIGSQISDIAVIKDALQEASQIYVELCKLGAPMQYIDVGGGLGIDFDGTKTSSNTSTNYSLQNYANDVIATIKDSCELNNIKHPTIISESGRAIISHCSVLIFNVLGTSHVSSKLQIFDKKQQLIISNLLETFYELKKLKNKKINLSQIIELWNDAKKFKEDCLVAFRLGFLSLAERAYAEELTWACAKEISNNLNNDELNHPDLSEITETLASTYYANLSIFKSIPDSWAINQIFPIVPIHRHLEEPYCKGNFADLTCDSDGKLNSFIDNGKIKSLLNLHEPKKDKDYLIGIFMTGAYQEALGNLHNLFGSTNVVHIDINQDNSYKVRNIIKEDSKSEILQLLDYSSASLVESIRINTESAIDQKKLTIEEARKLMDQIEISLRKSSYLSE; from the coding sequence TTGACCAATTTTGAGCCGAAAAAATTAAAGAATATTTGGACTATTGAAGATAGTATTTCGACTTACAATATAGACAAGTGGGGAGATAAATATTTCTCTATAAATTCCAAAGGAAATATATCAGTAACTAAAGATATAAAATCTGAAAATAAGATTGATCTTTTTAAACTTGTCAAAGAACTTAAAAGTAGAGAAGTAAATCCTCCATTAATCATAAGATTTAATGATATTTTGAAAGATCGGATCAATGCATTACATGACTCTTTTTTAAAAGCAATAAAAACCTATAAATATAAGAACATTTATCAAGGCGTTTTTCCTGTCAAATGTAATCAACAGAAAAATGTCCTAGAAAAGATAATAGAGTTTGGTAGCCAATGGAATTTCGGCTTAGAAGTAGGAAGTAAATCAGAACTATTAATTGGCCTTGCACTTCTTGAAAACCAAAATTCATTATTAATATGCAACGGATATAAAGATAAAAAATATATTGAGATTGCTACTTTGGCCAGAAAACTCGGCAAAAATCCAATAATAGTTATTGAACAACGAGATGAGGTAAAAAGAATTATTCAAGCAGTTCAAGAACTTAACGCGACTCCATTGATAGGAATTAGAGCAAAGTTATCAAGTAAAAGTAGTGGTAGATGGGGTAAATCTATTGGAGATAATTCCAAATTTGGATTATCAATCCCAGAAATTATGTTGACAATAAAAGAACTAAAAAAAGCAAATCTTATCAACGAAATGAAGTTGCTCCATTTTCATATAGGCAGTCAAATAAGTGATATTGCTGTGATCAAAGACGCATTACAAGAAGCGAGTCAAATATATGTTGAACTATGCAAGCTAGGGGCCCCAATGCAATATATCGACGTTGGGGGAGGATTAGGAATAGATTTTGATGGAACTAAAACCTCCTCCAACACTTCTACCAATTATTCTCTTCAAAATTATGCTAACGATGTAATTGCAACTATTAAGGATTCATGTGAATTAAATAATATCAAGCATCCAACCATCATCTCAGAAAGTGGAAGAGCAATAATTAGTCATTGTTCAGTTTTAATTTTTAATGTCTTAGGAACAAGTCATGTCAGTTCCAAATTACAAATTTTTGATAAAAAACAACAATTAATAATTTCAAATTTACTTGAAACTTTCTATGAATTAAAAAAACTTAAAAATAAAAAAATAAATTTATCTCAAATAATTGAACTATGGAATGATGCAAAAAAGTTTAAAGAAGATTGCTTAGTCGCTTTTAGATTAGGATTTTTAAGTTTGGCAGAAAGAGCTTATGCCGAAGAACTTACTTGGGCTTGCGCAAAAGAAATTTCTAATAACCTGAATAATGATGAATTGAATCACCCTGATTTATCTGAAATTACAGAAACTCTTGCATCAACTTATTATGCAAATTTATCTATCTTTAAATCTATTCCTGATAGCTGGGCAATAAATCAGATTTTTCCAATAGTACCAATACATAGGCACTTAGAGGAGCCGTACTGCAAAGGCAACTTTGCAGATTTAACATGTGATTCAGATGGGAAACTAAATAGTTTTATTGATAATGGAAAAATTAAATCATTACTAAATTTACATGAGCCAAAAAAAGATAAAGATTATCTAATTGGCATATTCATGACTGGAGCCTATCAAGAAGCATTAGGAAACTTGCACAATTTATTTGGCAGTACAAACGTTGTTCATATAGACATAAATCAAGATAATTCATATAAGGTAAGAAATATTATTAAAGAGGACAGTAAATCTGAAATTTTACAATTATTAGATTACAGTTCAGCTTCTTTGGTTGAATCTATAAGAATCAATACTGAATCAGCAATTGATCAAAAAAAATTAACTATTGAAGAAGCAAGAAAATTAATGGATCAAATCGAAATTAGTCTTAGAAAAAGTAGTTATTTATCAGAATGA
- a CDS encoding diflavin flavoprotein produces MIASAQTSNSKLAQTNNKLTVQSQNFADDSCAIRSLDWDRSRFDIEFGLRNGTTYNSFIIKGEKLAIIDTSHAKFEELWFKELLKKVNPQEVDYLITSHTEPDHSGLIGNLLELNQNITVVGSKLALKFIEDQIHIPFKRLEVKSGEFLNLGTNPNSGLEHNIEFISAPNLHWPDTIFSYDHSTNVLYTCDAFGLHYCSEEFFDTDQKEIYDDFRFYYDCLMGPNARSVMQAIKRIDKLPELKTIAVGHGPLLHNQVNFWKGKYLEWSSNKSKGNDFVSVCYISDYGYCDRLSQAISHGISKADAQVQLIDLRSSDPQELTSLISESKAVVIPTWPVDSDNELKESLGTLFAALKPKQFTAVYDAFGGNDEPIDSLANKLRELGQKEAFSPLRVKNIPDPIVYQQFEEAGTDLGQLINKKKNIASMKSLDSNLDKALGRLSGGLYVVTASQGEGSTFRQSAMVASWVSQASFSPPGITVAVAKDRAIESYMQVGKGFVVNILREDNYQKMFRHFLKRFAPGADRFADVDVISNIAEGGPVLSDSLAFLDCKVSSRLETPDHWIIYGIVENGNVSDLSCKTAVHHRKVANHY; encoded by the coding sequence ATGATAGCCTCTGCCCAGACAAGTAATTCTAAATTGGCACAAACTAATAACAAGTTGACGGTTCAATCTCAAAATTTTGCTGATGATTCTTGTGCCATAAGATCATTGGATTGGGATCGCAGTAGATTTGATATTGAATTTGGATTAAGAAATGGAACTACTTACAATAGTTTTATTATTAAAGGTGAGAAACTAGCAATTATTGATACTAGTCACGCAAAGTTCGAAGAATTATGGTTTAAAGAATTACTGAAAAAGGTAAATCCGCAAGAAGTTGATTATCTAATTACTAGCCATACAGAACCTGATCATTCTGGTTTAATAGGTAATCTTTTAGAATTAAACCAAAATATCACAGTAGTAGGATCAAAATTAGCACTTAAATTTATTGAAGACCAAATACATATTCCCTTTAAACGTCTAGAGGTTAAGAGTGGAGAGTTTTTAAATCTCGGAACTAATCCTAATAGTGGTTTAGAACATAATATTGAATTCATAAGTGCACCAAATTTACATTGGCCAGATACCATATTTTCATATGATCACAGCACAAATGTTCTCTACACATGCGATGCATTTGGACTCCATTATTGTTCTGAGGAATTTTTTGACACTGATCAAAAAGAAATATACGATGATTTCCGTTTTTATTACGATTGCCTTATGGGTCCAAACGCTAGAAGCGTTATGCAGGCAATTAAAAGAATAGATAAGCTACCTGAATTAAAAACAATAGCTGTTGGTCATGGGCCTTTGCTCCATAATCAGGTCAATTTTTGGAAAGGAAAATATCTAGAATGGAGTAGTAATAAAAGCAAAGGCAATGATTTCGTGTCAGTCTGCTACATAAGCGACTATGGTTATTGTGATCGACTAAGTCAAGCGATATCTCATGGAATAAGCAAAGCAGATGCTCAGGTTCAGTTAATTGATTTAAGGTCTTCTGACCCGCAAGAATTAACAAGTTTAATTTCCGAATCAAAAGCAGTTGTCATTCCCACATGGCCGGTAGACTCAGATAATGAATTAAAAGAATCTCTCGGTACTTTATTCGCAGCACTAAAACCAAAACAATTTACTGCAGTTTATGATGCATTTGGTGGAAATGATGAACCAATAGATTCCTTAGCAAATAAATTAAGAGAACTTGGTCAAAAAGAAGCTTTCTCTCCCTTAAGAGTTAAAAACATTCCAGATCCCATTGTTTATCAACAATTTGAAGAAGCTGGAACTGACTTGGGTCAATTGATCAATAAAAAGAAGAATATTGCCTCTATGAAGAGCCTTGATTCAAATTTAGATAAAGCGTTAGGGAGATTAAGTGGTGGATTATATGTAGTTACAGCGAGCCAAGGCGAAGGTTCTACATTTAGACAAAGTGCAATGGTCGCAAGTTGGGTTAGTCAAGCAAGCTTTTCTCCACCAGGAATTACAGTTGCAGTAGCAAAAGATAGAGCTATTGAATCATATATGCAAGTTGGGAAAGGTTTTGTTGTGAATATTCTGAGAGAAGATAACTATCAAAAAATGTTCAGACATTTTTTAAAAAGATTTGCCCCTGGAGCTGATAGATTCGCAGATGTAGATGTAATTAGTAACATCGCTGAAGGGGGGCCAGTTCTTTCAGATTCACTCGCGTTTTTAGATTGTAAAGTTAGTTCCAGGCTGGAGACTCCAGACCATTGGATAATTTACGGAATTGTTGAAAATGGTAATGTTTCTGACTTATCATGCAAGACAGCAGTTCATCACAGAAAAGTTGCTAATCACTACTAA
- a CDS encoding NAD(P)H-dependent oxidoreductase, which yields MTETKDLIIITASCGKNLELSEKFLEKSNELKISSEILDLTTLDIPLFNPRIHSKENIPNEIKELKTKLFKIERWVICAPEYNGSIPPILSNFIAWLSISGDDFRNLFNGQPIAIATFSGGIGLELLTSLRIQLVHLGSQVLGRQLLSSYSKPIDTKTIEDIIQRLLQMKKLKT from the coding sequence ATGACTGAAACAAAAGATCTAATAATCATTACGGCTAGTTGTGGTAAAAATCTAGAACTTTCTGAAAAATTTCTTGAAAAAAGTAATGAACTTAAAATAAGTTCTGAAATTTTAGATCTTACCACTCTTGATATTCCATTATTTAATCCAAGAATTCACAGCAAAGAAAATATTCCAAATGAAATAAAAGAATTAAAAACAAAGCTTTTCAAGATTGAAAGGTGGGTGATTTGTGCGCCTGAATATAATGGATCTATACCTCCCATTCTCTCCAACTTCATAGCATGGCTTTCTATTTCGGGAGATGACTTTAGGAATTTATTTAACGGTCAACCGATTGCAATTGCAACATTTTCTGGTGGCATAGGGTTAGAACTGCTGACCTCATTACGCATTCAATTAGTGCATTTAGGAAGTCAAGTATTAGGGAGACAACTTTTGTCCTCATATAGTAAACCTATAGATACAAAAACTATTGAAGATATTATTCAAAGACTTTTACAAATGAAAAAATTAAAAACATAA
- a CDS encoding diflavin flavoprotein, protein MSNINISLLAENQNLSEFEITENFSCVRFLDQNKERFELEFNLEKGTSFNTFFIKSHEELFIIHPPEKQYLNSFNKVISGFCDQFKVDKINFISGHINPQIIETIKNISTQFHNTTITCSNPGYKLISELWNQRNPTLENFIEIQLPEINIVKKELNLELDNISLELIPIPTARWPGGLIIYERNQEILLSEKIFSAHIACADWSETNRVSTEIDRKHFYDCLMAPMSNQVVSITEKIADYDIKTIAPLHGPAIEYSLKSFLNDYIRWGENLTTNNPKIALIYASAYGNTASIGDALAKGINRTSVEVESINCEFTPNDVLVKSIQNADGYLIGSPTLGGHAPTPIISALGTLLAEGNREKPVGIFGSFGWSGEAIDLLETKLKDGGFKFSFDPIRIKFSPNKPKIKELEEIGTHFGRKIIKKAKKKPRKSDTGMITSKTDPKLQALGRVIGSLCVLTASKGKDENNIKGAMLASWVSQASFSPPGLSIAVAKDRSVESLLQIGDSFALNILSEKDFKEPLKRFTKPFAPGEDRFEGINIEFTPNEQIIIPESLAWLDASVKERMECGDHWVIYAEVLHGNILKSDSLTAVHHRKTGANY, encoded by the coding sequence ATGTCAAATATTAATATAAGCTTACTTGCAGAAAATCAAAACTTATCAGAATTTGAAATTACCGAAAATTTTTCTTGTGTAAGATTCTTAGACCAAAATAAAGAAAGATTTGAACTTGAATTTAACCTTGAAAAAGGAACCTCTTTTAATACTTTTTTCATTAAAAGTCATGAGGAACTTTTTATTATTCATCCACCTGAGAAACAATATTTAAATTCATTTAATAAAGTAATTTCTGGTTTTTGCGATCAATTTAAAGTAGATAAAATAAACTTCATTTCTGGTCATATTAATCCCCAAATTATTGAAACAATAAAAAATATAAGTACCCAATTTCATAACACAACTATTACTTGCTCTAATCCAGGTTATAAACTTATCAGCGAACTTTGGAATCAAAGAAATCCTACCTTAGAAAACTTTATTGAAATTCAATTACCTGAAATAAACATAGTCAAAAAAGAACTTAATTTAGAATTAGATAACATTTCACTAGAGTTAATTCCTATTCCAACAGCCCGTTGGCCTGGTGGGCTGATAATTTATGAACGGAATCAAGAAATACTTCTGAGTGAAAAAATTTTCTCTGCTCACATTGCGTGTGCTGATTGGTCTGAAACAAATCGAGTTAGTACAGAAATTGATAGGAAACATTTTTATGATTGCTTGATGGCACCAATGTCTAATCAAGTAGTATCGATAACTGAAAAAATTGCAGATTATGACATTAAAACTATTGCACCATTACATGGTCCCGCGATCGAATACAGCTTAAAAAGCTTTTTAAATGACTATATTAGATGGGGAGAAAATCTCACAACAAATAATCCTAAGATCGCTCTGATATATGCAAGTGCATATGGAAATACAGCCTCAATAGGTGATGCATTAGCTAAGGGAATAAATAGAACCTCTGTAGAAGTTGAAAGTATTAATTGTGAATTTACACCTAATGATGTACTTGTAAAATCTATCCAAAATGCTGATGGATATTTAATAGGCTCACCCACATTGGGTGGTCACGCTCCAACTCCAATAATCAGTGCACTAGGAACATTATTAGCAGAGGGTAATAGAGAAAAGCCAGTTGGAATTTTTGGCAGTTTTGGCTGGAGTGGCGAAGCTATAGATTTACTTGAAACAAAATTAAAAGACGGTGGTTTTAAGTTTAGTTTTGACCCTATAAGGATTAAATTCAGTCCAAATAAACCAAAGATTAAAGAGTTAGAAGAAATAGGAACTCACTTTGGAAGAAAAATTATAAAAAAAGCTAAGAAAAAACCCAGGAAATCAGATACTGGAATGATTACAAGCAAAACGGATCCAAAGCTGCAAGCCCTTGGAAGAGTAATTGGTTCACTTTGCGTCCTGACAGCCTCTAAAGGCAAAGATGAGAATAATATTAAAGGCGCTATGCTTGCATCTTGGGTTAGTCAAGCAAGTTTTTCTCCGCCCGGTTTAAGTATTGCGGTAGCAAAAGATAGATCGGTAGAGTCTCTTCTGCAAATAGGAGATTCATTCGCATTAAATATTCTTAGTGAAAAAGATTTTAAAGAACCTTTGAAAAGATTCACAAAGCCCTTTGCACCTGGAGAAGATAGATTTGAAGGAATAAATATTGAATTTACTCCTAATGAACAGATAATCATTCCTGAATCGCTAGCATGGTTAGATGCTTCTGTAAAAGAGAGAATGGAGTGTGGAGATCACTGGGTAATTTACGCCGAAGTACTACACGGTAATATACTAAAATCCGATAGTCTAACGGCAGTTCATCACCGCAAAACAGGTGCTAACTATTAA
- the mrdA gene encoding penicillin-binding protein 2 → MINTSSNKKLTSLKRQPLVLIIFSSISFLLILFRLIFLQLLNYESFKKMSDENRIRLIASQPIRGRILDKNSNVLADSRIKYSLIIKPQALNKGNWQKHKSSISNLLNIDSNVIQKKYSDGLKNQKLSVTILDDLSEDQLIKFKENEDNLISFEIATKLIRNYPYKSLAAHVIGYTQPITESEYKFLSNKGYKLNDLIGRTGIEYVYEDFIRGEWGGEMVEVNSLGKFQRSLGIRPPVQGNDIQLTIDLDLQLVAEEVLKDKKAGAIIVMDPRDGAIRAMASRPNFDLNFFSKDFKPEKEYNKIFNSPAKPLFNRALNPYDPGSVWKIVTALAGLESGKFPRDTILDTKPCITYGSQCFREHNDLGFGVIGYEDALRVSSNTFFYQVGYGVGVDEIHKVSKKLGFHSLSGIEISEQENIGLVASSEWAKEGRGWGQPGRTPWVPEDIASMSIGQFVVQVTPIQIARAYAAIANGGYLVTPYLVKKEQENFSHKKPIKIDIDSNNIQLIKNGLRKVVESGTGVSINYGVANLPPVSGKTGTAEDGEGGLDHAWFVCFTPSEKSELLVVAFAQNTPGGGSVHALPMAREILKVWNEKQ, encoded by the coding sequence TTGATTAATACAAGTTCTAATAAAAAACTTACTTCGTTAAAGAGACAACCTTTAGTCTTAATTATTTTTTCTTCTATTTCGTTTTTATTAATTTTATTTAGGTTAATTTTTTTACAACTTTTAAATTATGAATCTTTTAAGAAGATGTCAGATGAAAATAGGATAAGACTTATTGCTTCACAGCCAATACGCGGAAGAATACTAGATAAAAATAGTAATGTTTTAGCAGATAGTAGAATTAAATATTCTTTAATAATAAAGCCTCAAGCCCTGAATAAAGGCAATTGGCAAAAACATAAATCAAGCATTTCTAATTTGTTAAATATTGACAGTAATGTAATTCAAAAAAAATATTCTGATGGTCTAAAAAATCAAAAACTTTCAGTTACTATTCTTGATGATTTAAGTGAAGATCAATTAATAAAATTTAAGGAAAATGAAGATAATTTAATTAGTTTTGAAATAGCTACCAAATTAATTAGAAATTATCCTTACAAATCTCTTGCTGCCCATGTAATTGGTTATACTCAGCCAATTACTGAATCAGAATATAAATTCCTATCTAATAAGGGTTATAAATTAAATGACTTAATAGGAAGAACAGGAATTGAATATGTTTACGAAGATTTTATAAGAGGTGAATGGGGTGGAGAAATGGTTGAAGTAAATTCATTAGGAAAATTTCAAAGATCATTGGGGATAAGACCTCCAGTACAAGGTAATGATATTCAACTAACAATTGACCTTGATCTGCAATTAGTTGCTGAGGAAGTCCTTAAAGATAAGAAAGCTGGAGCGATAATAGTGATGGATCCAAGAGATGGTGCAATAAGAGCGATGGCAAGTAGGCCTAATTTTGATTTGAATTTTTTTTCAAAGGATTTTAAGCCTGAAAAAGAATACAATAAAATATTTAATTCTCCTGCAAAACCTCTATTTAATAGAGCATTAAATCCTTATGACCCAGGAAGTGTTTGGAAGATTGTAACTGCTTTAGCCGGCTTGGAAAGTGGAAAATTTCCTAGAGATACAATTTTAGATACGAAACCATGTATAACATATGGGAGTCAATGTTTTAGAGAGCACAATGATTTAGGCTTTGGAGTGATAGGTTATGAAGATGCTTTAAGAGTTTCTAGTAATACATTTTTTTATCAAGTAGGTTATGGAGTAGGAGTTGATGAAATTCATAAGGTCTCAAAAAAACTTGGTTTTCATTCTTTATCTGGAATTGAAATTTCTGAACAAGAAAATATAGGATTAGTAGCTAGTAGTGAATGGGCTAAAGAAGGTAGAGGATGGGGACAACCAGGAAGAACCCCTTGGGTTCCAGAAGATATTGCGAGTATGTCTATTGGACAATTTGTAGTTCAAGTTACCCCTATTCAAATAGCTAGAGCATATGCTGCAATTGCAAATGGAGGTTATCTAGTTACTCCCTATTTAGTTAAAAAAGAGCAAGAAAATTTTTCACATAAAAAACCTATTAAAATCGATATTGATTCAAATAATATTCAGTTGATAAAAAATGGTCTCAGGAAAGTAGTAGAGTCTGGCACAGGAGTATCAATTAATTATGGAGTTGCAAATTTACCTCCAGTTTCAGGTAAAACTGGAACCGCTGAAGATGGTGAAGGTGGCTTAGATCATGCTTGGTTCGTTTGCTTTACTCCCTCTGAAAAAAGCGAATTACTTGTAGTTGCTTTTGCACAAAATACTCCTGGTGGGGGATCTGTTCATGCACTTCCTATGGCTAGAGAAATTTTGAAAGTTTGGAATGAAAAACAATGA
- the ndk gene encoding nucleoside-diphosphate kinase, producing the protein MTKERTFIAIKPDGVQRGYVAEIIGRFEKKGFKLVGLKQLIPSKDLAQNHYGVHRERPFFGDLVDFISSGPVVAMVWEGEGVILSARKLIGATKPLEAEPGTIRGDLAIDIGRNIIHGSDGEDTAKFEIDLWFNEEELCDWETSDAKWRSEN; encoded by the coding sequence ATGACCAAAGAGAGAACTTTTATTGCGATTAAACCAGATGGAGTTCAAAGAGGATATGTTGCTGAGATTATTGGCAGATTTGAAAAAAAAGGATTTAAATTGGTTGGATTAAAGCAATTAATTCCTTCAAAAGATCTTGCTCAAAACCATTATGGAGTACATAGAGAAAGACCCTTTTTTGGTGATTTAGTAGACTTTATTTCAAGTGGTCCTGTCGTGGCAATGGTTTGGGAAGGCGAAGGAGTTATTTTGAGTGCTAGAAAACTAATAGGTGCAACAAAACCTCTAGAAGCAGAGCCCGGAACAATTAGAGGAGATTTAGCTATTGATATTGGGAGAAATATTATTCATGGTTCTGATGGAGAAGATACAGCAAAATTTGAAATTGATCTATGGTTTAACGAAGAGGAATTATGTGACTGGGAAACTTCTGATGCGAAATGGCGATCTGAAAATTAA
- the alaS gene encoding alanine--tRNA ligase yields MTSQLIKKIVTGDEIRNAFLKFYSEKLHKIIPSASLIPDDPTVMLTIAGMLPFKPVFLGLKERPSKRATSSQKCIRTNDIENVGITARHHTFFEMLGNFSFGDYFKREAIQWAWELVTNIYQLSVENIIVSVFYEDEESAKIWRDEIGIHPDRIVKLGEEDNFWSSGKTGPCGPCSELYYDFHPEKGLQNIDLEDGDRFIEFYNLVFMQYNRDPNGKLTDLKFKNIDTGMGLERMAQILQKKQNNYETDLIFPIIQKICEIANIDYFSSHNKNKISLKIIGDHTRAVIHLISDGVAASNLGRGYILRRLIRRMVRHGRLLGITNEFLPHIATVGINLMQNNYPDLKNNNDLILNEIKIEEIRFRETLERGEKLLDEIISSGQKLISGFKAFELYDTYGFPLELTVEIAEENSISVDVKGFEEEMNAQKERAKAASNNIDLTLEGSLEREIDLFNKTVFNGYDSLLSEAEIKGIFLDSTLVKQASEGQKVLIVLDQTTFYGESGGQVGDIGTIFSKDVEVLVDNVIRKKNVFLHYGTIKKGILTIGQKVNTHVSASNRAKAAANHTATHLLQSALKSVVDESVGQKGSLVAFNKLRFDFNSSNPISKDQISKIETLVNAWIMENHALEIKNMSKSEALEKGAVAMFGEKYDDEVRVVNVQGVSMELCGGTHVKTTSELGSFKIISEEGISAGVRRIEALSGQSALDYFSDRNALVNQLCDLLKANPNQIFERVNNLQAELINKNKEIQKMKDEIAYFKYSSIKSSAEIVNSFSILVNQIDGLDGNSLQSAAFNLTSHLGNKAIVILGGIPNPENKKLLFVVSLGDDAVKIGLHAGKLINEIARICSGGGGGKPNFAQAGAKDIDKLSYALDYAKNYLQKTLDSHSDK; encoded by the coding sequence ATGACATCTCAACTAATTAAAAAAATAGTTACTGGAGATGAGATAAGAAATGCTTTTTTAAAATTTTATAGTGAAAAATTACATAAAATCATTCCAAGTGCATCTTTGATTCCCGATGACCCTACGGTTATGCTCACAATTGCTGGAATGCTACCTTTTAAACCAGTTTTTTTAGGTTTAAAAGAAAGACCATCTAAAAGGGCTACATCTAGCCAAAAGTGCATTAGAACAAACGATATAGAAAACGTTGGAATTACAGCTAGACACCACACTTTTTTTGAAATGCTTGGTAATTTCTCTTTTGGAGATTATTTTAAACGAGAGGCTATTCAATGGGCTTGGGAATTAGTTACTAATATTTATCAACTTTCTGTTGAAAATATAATTGTGAGTGTTTTTTACGAAGACGAAGAGTCTGCAAAAATTTGGAGAGATGAAATTGGTATTCATCCAGATAGGATAGTGAAACTAGGTGAAGAAGATAATTTTTGGTCATCTGGCAAAACAGGTCCATGTGGACCTTGTTCAGAACTTTATTATGATTTTCATCCTGAAAAGGGTCTTCAGAATATTGATTTAGAAGATGGAGATCGTTTTATTGAATTTTATAATCTTGTTTTTATGCAATATAATCGTGATCCTAATGGAAAATTGACAGATTTAAAATTTAAAAATATTGATACAGGAATGGGTCTTGAAAGGATGGCTCAAATACTACAAAAAAAGCAAAATAATTATGAGACAGATTTAATTTTTCCTATCATTCAAAAAATTTGTGAGATTGCAAATATTGATTATTTTTCTTCACATAATAAAAACAAAATTTCTTTAAAAATCATTGGTGATCATACAAGAGCTGTTATTCATTTAATTTCTGATGGAGTAGCAGCAAGTAATCTCGGCAGGGGATATATATTAAGAAGGCTTATTAGAAGAATGGTCAGACATGGAAGATTATTAGGTATAACAAATGAATTTTTACCTCATATTGCTACTGTCGGGATCAATTTAATGCAAAATAATTATCCTGATTTAAAAAATAATAATGATTTAATTTTGAATGAGATAAAAATTGAAGAAATAAGATTTAGGGAAACTCTTGAAAGAGGAGAGAAATTGCTAGATGAGATAATTTCTTCAGGGCAGAAATTAATTTCTGGTTTTAAAGCTTTTGAACTTTATGATACTTATGGATTTCCTCTAGAACTTACTGTAGAAATTGCAGAAGAAAATAGTATCAGTGTAGATGTAAAGGGTTTTGAAGAAGAAATGAATGCACAAAAAGAGAGAGCTAAAGCTGCTTCAAATAATATTGATTTGACATTAGAGGGATCATTAGAGCGAGAAATAGATCTTTTTAACAAAACTGTTTTTAATGGTTATGATTCACTTCTTTCCGAAGCTGAAATAAAGGGCATATTTTTGGATTCAACATTAGTTAAGCAAGCAAGTGAAGGTCAGAAAGTTTTAATTGTTCTTGATCAGACCACTTTTTATGGAGAATCTGGTGGGCAAGTTGGTGATATTGGAACGATATTTTCAAAAGATGTAGAGGTCTTGGTTGATAATGTTATACGAAAGAAAAATGTTTTTTTACATTATGGAACGATCAAAAAAGGAATATTAACTATTGGACAAAAAGTTAATACTCATGTTAGCGCCTCTAATAGAGCTAAGGCTGCTGCAAATCATACAGCTACTCATTTATTACAATCTGCACTTAAATCAGTTGTTGATGAAAGTGTTGGACAAAAAGGTTCATTAGTAGCCTTTAATAAATTACGATTTGACTTTAATTCTTCTAATCCTATTTCTAAAGATCAAATTTCTAAGATTGAGACCTTAGTTAACGCATGGATTATGGAAAATCATGCCCTAGAAATAAAAAATATGTCTAAGAGTGAGGCTCTTGAAAAGGGCGCAGTCGCCATGTTTGGAGAAAAATATGATGATGAGGTGCGCGTTGTTAATGTACAAGGAGTTTCAATGGAACTTTGTGGAGGCACACATGTTAAAACTACATCCGAATTAGGTTCTTTCAAAATAATTAGTGAGGAAGGAATCTCAGCCGGAGTAAGGAGAATCGAAGCATTATCAGGTCAATCAGCATTAGACTATTTCAGTGATAGAAATGCTTTAGTAAACCAACTTTGTGATTTGTTAAAAGCAAATCCTAATCAAATTTTTGAAAGGGTTAATAATTTGCAAGCAGAGCTCATTAATAAGAATAAAGAGATACAAAAAATGAAAGATGAAATTGCATATTTTAAATACTCTTCTATAAAATCATCCGCAGAAATAGTAAATTCTTTTTCAATTTTAGTAAATCAGATTGATGGCTTAGATGGGAATTCTTTGCAATCTGCAGCATTTAATTTAACTTCTCATTTGGGAAATAAAGCAATAGTAATTCTTGGTGGAATACCAAATCCAGAAAATAAAAAGTTGTTATTTGTAGTTTCTTTAGGTGATGATGCAGTAAAAATAGGATTGCATGCAGGTAAATTAATTAATGAGATTGCAAGAATTTGTTCCGGAGGTGGAGGAGGAAAGCCTAACTTTGCTCAAGCAGGTGCTAAAGATATTGATAAGTTAAGTTATGCTCTAGATTATGCTAAAAATTATTTGCAAAAAACATTAGATAGTCATTCTGATAAATAA